Proteins from one Choloepus didactylus isolate mChoDid1 chromosome 4, mChoDid1.pri, whole genome shotgun sequence genomic window:
- the MRPL46 gene encoding 39S ribosomal protein L46, mitochondrial: MAAPIRRSLLRVARDWRRFERFSAASLGSRSLALVAAPSNSGSPWRLLGALCLQRPPLVSKSLTPLQENMAAVLQQIEVEKSLYSDHELRALDEAQRLARKKADLYDEEDEQDILMVQDLEDMWEQTFLQFKPGARVTEADIKNDRTSMHRKLDRNLVLLVKEKLGDQDVWMLPQAEWQPGETLRGTAERTLAILSKNNMEAKFLGNAPCGHYKFKFPQSMRKDNSLGAKIFFFKALLLSGDLSQSGKKGHHVWVSKEELGDYLKPKYLAQVRKFLLDL, encoded by the exons ATGGCGGCGCCCATAAGGAGGTCTCTGCTCCGGGTGGCCCGGGACTGGCGGCGGTTCGAGCGGTTCTCGGCGGCTTCCCTGGGTTCTCGCAGTCTGGCCCTCGTGGCCGCACCATCGAACAGCGGGTCCCCATGGCGTCTGTTGGGCGCGCTGTGCCTGCAGCGTCCACCGCTAGTCTCGAAGTCACTGACCCCGTTGCAGGAGAACATGGCGGCTGTACTGCAGCAG ATCGAGGTAGAGAAAAGTCTGTATTCAGACCATGAACTTCGTGCTTTGGATGAAGCCCAGCGACTGGCAAGGAAGAAAGCCGACCTCTATGATGAAGAAGATGAACAGGATATATTAATGGTGCAGGATTTGGAAGATATGTGGGAGCAGACATTTCTACAGTTCAAACCTGGAGCTCGTGTAACAG AAGCTGATATAAAGAATGACCGAACCTCAATGCATCGGAAGCTAGATAGGAATCTTGTTCTGTTGGTCAAAGAGAAGCTTGGAGACCAGGATGTCTGGATGCTGCCCCAGGCAGAGTGGCAGCCTGGGGAGACCCTCCGAGGAACAGCTGAGCGAACCCTGGCCATACTCTCAA aaaaCAACATGGAAGCCAAGTTTCTAGGCAATGCACCCTGTGGCCACTACAAGTTCAAGTTCCCCCAGTCAATGCGGAAGGATAATAGCCTCGGGGCAAAAATATTCTTCTTCAAAGCACTACTTCTATCTGGGGACTTGTCCCAGTCCGGGAAGAAGGGCCATCATGTGTGGGTCAGTAAGGAGGAGCTGGGTGACTATTTGAAACCAAAATACCTGGCCCAGGTTAGGAAATTTCTCTTGGACCTCTGA
- the MRPS11 gene encoding 28S ribosomal protein S11, mitochondrial encodes MPASTDAAEGSRLGSIQDMQALRNTSFWLLRSWVCPRTTGVVSRVPAPMIHTGAQQLQDAAAKQEVEEKAAAPDRSNFSIYPPVPGQESSLRWAGKKFEEIPIAHIKASYNNTQIQVVSATNQPLAHASCGTEGFRNAKKGTGIAAQTTGIAAAAKATAKGVTHIRVVVKGLGPGRLSAIKGLTLGGLEVISITDNTPIPHNGCRPRKARRL; translated from the exons ATGCCAGCTTCCACGGACGCCGCGGAAGGAAGCCGATTGGGGTCAATTCAAGACATGCAGGCGTTAAGGAACACGAGTTTTTGGCTCTTGAGGTCGTGGGTTTGTCCACGGACTACTGG GGTCGTGTCCCGGGTACCGGCCCCGATGATCCACACCGGCGCCCAGCAGCTGCAAGACGCGGCGGCGAAGCAGGAAGTTGAAGAAAAGGCGGCTGCTCCAGACCGCAGTAACTTCAG CATTTACCCTCCAGTTCCAGGACAGGAGAGCTCTCTGAGATGGGCAGGAAAGAAATTTGAGGAGATCCCAATCGCACACATTAAAGCATCCTACAACAA CACACAGATCCAGGTGGTCTCTGCCACTAACCAGCCACTTGCCCATGCGTCCTGTGGCACAGAGGGCTTTCGGAATGCCAAGAAGGGCACAGGCATTGCAGCACAAACAACTGGCATAGCTGCAGCGGCA AAAGCTACAGCAAAGGGTGTGACCCACATCCGAGTTGTGGTGAAAGGTCTGGGGCCAGGGCGCTTG TCTGCCATCAAAGGACTGACCTTAGGGGGCCTGGAAGTGATCTCAATCACAGACAACACGCCCATCCCACACAACGGCTGCCGCCCCAGGAAGGCTCGGAGGCTGTGA